One segment of Pecten maximus unplaced genomic scaffold, xPecMax1.1, whole genome shotgun sequence DNA contains the following:
- the LOC117319974 gene encoding uncharacterized protein LOC117319974 → MASKSGQSIIKAQYHFRPKGQLKCEVHKQNDIIFLCQDCKMLICSKCSITLHKHHIDSFLEISDIKTRHNQILQDFVNETENVNIPKLNQEIISSRTKLTSCKPMYDKLRKNIIDNTKKCKLELDKITEDYIALCDKMEVAAMDLIQTHITDLESRLETLRELSSEYKQTLQTGTAVLVYDSVTEIREMDPDIPPTPNIDMAEFTPGMDRLSHLKQALGNLKLPTDHLQVGSATSGHSDQRPVVRPKQSKEVDQASTGEVRYKLRDRPTVMSQFPYPDNIGSVCPTSDGRAWLCYYNTVNLIDNQGQVIQTILHRGHISDISLDPTTGRLWFCCGVDKTIREVSTPYTTVTRFTTEDVPLSLCVTREGRVVVGTEGRQGKVGVYTVDGQVLHTAIEKGLVRPISQCGVTGNIAVVVNYKRIIVYNSTLQPLVNYQGEGIKRGLFTPHRFGPLTVVYDSKGNIVIADQTRDTIELISGAGKYITTLHTNKRWQGPVGIQKGDVLWSHLVLDTGKWGLKLLKYYSD, encoded by the coding sequence ATGGCTTCAAAATCCGGCCAATCAATCATCAAAGCACAGTATCATTTTAGACCAAAAGGACAACTTAAGTGTGAGGTCCACAAACAAAATGACATTATCTTTTTATGCCAGGACTGTAAAATGTTAATCTGTTCAAAGTGCTCGATCACTCTCCATAAACATCATATAGACAGTTTTCTGGAGATATCTGACATCAAAACACGACACAATCAAATACTCCAGGACTTTGTCAATGAgacagaaaatgtaaatattccaaAACTAAACCAAGAAATCATCTCATCTCGAACAAAACTGACTTCGTGTAAACCTATGTACGATAAACTTCGCAAAAACATCATCGACAATACTAAAAAATGTAAGTTAGAGTTAGACAAAATCACTGAGGATTATATCGCACTTTGTGACAAGATGGAGGTGGCGGCCATGGACCTAATACAGACCCACATCACAGACCTGGAGAGTAGACTGGAAACTTTGAGGGAACTCTCATCAGAGTATAAACAGACTCTCCAGACAGGAACCGCTGTACTCGTGTACGACTCGGTAACAGAAATCCGGGAAATGGATCCAGACATCCCACCAACACCTAACATAGACATGGCCGAGTTTACTCCGGGTATGGACAGACTAAGTCACCTAAAACAGGCCCTCGGGAACCTCAAACTTCCTACTGACCATCTCCAGGTAGGATCGGCAACTAGTGGTCACTCCGACCAACGTCCAGTAGTCCGACCAAAACAGTCTAAAGAGGTTGATCAAGCGTCCACTGGAGAAGTCCGGTACAAACTTCGTGACCGTCCAACCGTCATGTCCCAGTTCCCATACCCGGATAACATCGGATCGGTCTGTCCTACATCTGATGGACGTGCGTGgctgtgttactataacacagTAAATCTCATCGACAACCAAGGTCAGGTCATACAGACGATACTACACAGAGGTCACATCAGTGACATCAGTCTGGACCCCACCACAGGTCGTCTGTGGTTCTGTTGTGGGGTTGATAAAACTATCCGTGAAGTATCTACAccatatacaacagtcacacgATTCACTACAGAGGATGTGCCACTCAGTCTGTGTGTGACCAGGGAGGGTCGGGTAGTGGTGGGTACAGAGGGTAGACAGGGTAAGGTGGGGGTGTATACAGTGGACGGTCAGGTGTTACATACAGCCATTGAGAAGGGGTTAGTACGGCCAATATCACAATGTGGTGTTACAGGTAATATAGCTGTAGTAGTGAATTATAAACGTATCATTGTGTACAACTCAACACTCCAGCCCCTGGTCAACTACCAAGGGGAGGGGATAAAAAGGGGGCTGTTCACACCACACAGGTTTGGTCCTCTTACAGTTGTATATGACAGTAAgggtaatattgttattgcTGACCAGACAAGGGACACAATAGAACTGATAAGTGGAGCAGGGAAGTACATAACaacacttcacacaaacaaacGATGGCAGGGACCAGTAGGTATACAGAAGGGTGATGTGTTGTGGTCACACTTAGTGTTAGATACAGGAAAGTGGGGACTCAAACTCCTC